A window of the Mus pahari chromosome 1, PAHARI_EIJ_v1.1, whole genome shotgun sequence genome harbors these coding sequences:
- the Majin gene encoding membrane-anchored junction protein: protein MSLKPFTYPFPETRFLHAGPNVYKFKIRYGNSIRGEERGDKGVIIQELEDSIRAVLANMDSLQPFVTEHFIVFPYKSKWERVSHLKFKHGEIILTPYPFVFTLYIEMKWFAEDLPSGKLADDTPLGLVLAEKEAEEATMRKRKLMEEPSSPSRPGPHRAKMETSSEASSNEKPLKESKRSRDKEVQQEYQHTPASNAIAIKKQDATLGHGLQGLVVPPLQHSSPPPLKEPGARGFLGFLSALFPFRYFFTKSSQ from the exons ATGAGTTTAAAACCATTCACCTACCCATTTCCAGAGACAAGGTTCCTTCATGCAGGACCCAATGTGTATAAGTTCAAAATCAGATATGGCAACAGTATCAG aggagaagaaagaggggataAGGGAGTCATCATCCAGGAGCTGGAG gaTTCTATCCGTGCAGTCTTGGCAAACATGGACAGCTTGCAGCCCTTTGTTACAGAACACTTCATTGTatttccct ATAAAAGCAAGTGGGAGCGAGTTTCCCACCTGAAGTTTAAACATGGAGAAATCATCCTGACCCCCTACccgtttgtttttactttgtatatAGAGATGAAATGGTTTGCTGAAGATCTGCCTTCCG GGAAACTGGCAGATGATACTCCTCTCGGGTTG GTCCTAgctgagaaggaagcagaagaagcCACAATGAGGAAACGGAAACTCATGGAGGAGCCCAGCTCCCCTAGCAGGCCAGGGCCACACAG gGCCAAGATGGAGACATCTAGTGAAGCTTCCAGCAATGAGAAGCCTCTGAAGGAGAGCAAGAGG agcAGGGACAAAGAagtccagcaggaataccagcaTACCCCAGCTTCTAATGCCATTGCTATCAAGAAACAGG ATGCTACATTGGGGCATGGCCTGCAAGGGCTGGTTGTCCCTCCACTGCAGCATAGCAGTCCACCACCACtgaaggagccaggagccagaggcTTCTTAGGGTTTCTAAG